The following proteins come from a genomic window of Heyndrickxia acidicola:
- a CDS encoding YkvI family membrane protein, whose translation MKKWTGALQIAAVYVGTVVGAGFATGREIVEFFTRFGLVGFAGLLVSGYLFTVLGSKLMVKAVELRAKSFEDFNTHLFGKTFASIMNILMMFMLMAVTGVMLSGAGAVFQEQLHMNKEMGIAITISLTIGVMLLGTKGLFAVNTFIVPMMILFNLLLMSRSITGIHFIQSLLFIPHIHNWWKAAAAPFAYVAFNLGLSQAVLVPLAAEMNDREAVRLGGKIGGIALTLILISSHFALISLPNVTIYEIPMAVIVKNTFSGIYFIYVMVIFGEIFTSIIGDIYGLEKQFKQFLPINSIWINIIIVMIIYFISKLEYGALLGLLYPLFGYVSIIFIALLWLKPNEKVK comes from the coding sequence ATGAAAAAGTGGACGGGTGCTTTACAGATAGCTGCTGTATATGTAGGAACAGTAGTAGGAGCTGGATTTGCAACTGGAAGAGAAATTGTAGAGTTTTTTACAAGATTCGGGCTTGTGGGCTTTGCTGGTTTGCTTGTCAGTGGATATTTGTTCACAGTTCTGGGGTCAAAATTAATGGTGAAAGCTGTTGAACTGAGGGCAAAGTCTTTTGAAGACTTCAATACACATTTATTTGGAAAAACATTTGCTTCCATAATGAATATCTTGATGATGTTTATGCTAATGGCAGTAACCGGAGTTATGCTGTCAGGAGCTGGAGCGGTTTTTCAGGAACAGTTACATATGAATAAGGAAATGGGAATCGCAATAACGATTTCTTTAACAATTGGTGTTATGCTTTTGGGAACAAAAGGGCTTTTCGCTGTCAATACCTTCATAGTCCCCATGATGATATTGTTCAATTTATTGCTAATGAGCAGGTCTATAACGGGCATCCATTTTATACAGTCTCTGTTATTTATCCCCCATATTCATAATTGGTGGAAAGCAGCTGCAGCTCCTTTTGCCTATGTAGCTTTTAATTTAGGGCTTTCTCAAGCTGTACTGGTGCCCCTTGCGGCAGAAATGAATGACCGTGAAGCAGTAAGGCTTGGAGGGAAAATAGGAGGTATTGCATTAACACTAATTTTAATTTCCAGCCATTTTGCTTTAATTTCGCTGCCGAATGTAACGATTTATGAGATTCCAATGGCTGTTATTGTGAAAAATACGTTTTCTGGTATTTATTTTATCTACGTAATGGTGATTTTTGGAGAAATTTTCACATCTATTATTGGAGATATCTACGGTCTTGAAAAGCAGTTTAAACAATTTTTGCCCATTAATAGTATTTGGATAAACATCATTATTGTTATGATTATCTATTTTATCAGTAAGTTGGAATATGGTGCCTTGCTTGGGCTTTTGTACCCACTGTTTGGATATGTAAGTATTATTTTTATTGCATTATTATGGCTAAAACCAAACGAAAAGGTAAAATAG
- a CDS encoding ATP-dependent Clp protease ATP-binding subunit, whose translation MLCQKCNQNQANVQLHVNINGNAQNLHLCSTCYQEEKSKLGSAFGGNTFNAFKGGSGFFNGSESPFGPSMDGVKQTVQTEERRNGLLDQFGRNLTNGARADLIDPVIGRENEINRVIEILNRRNKNNPVLIGDPGVGKTAIAEGLALKIVQNEVPAKLKNKEVYLLDVASLVANTGIRGQFEERMKQLITELQSRKNVILFIDEIHQLVGAGSAEGSMDAGNILKPALARGELQVIGATTLKEYRQIEKDAALERRFQPVQVNEPTLEQAKTILMGLKDKYEQYHQVTFSKEAIEACVNLSDRYISDRFLPDKAIDLMDEAGSKINLTITVPSKEEVQQRLAEIQQQKQAVLQKEDYEMAAKLRDEEAKLEAMLKDEVTTEKPVVKVAHIQEIIENKTGIPVGKLEEDEQKKMKNLENHLAQKVIGQADAVKKVAKAIRRSRAGLKSKNRPIGSFLFVGPTGVGKTELAKTLAEELFGTKDSMVRLDMSEYMEKHSVAKLIGSPPGYVGHDEAGQLTEKIRRNPYSIILLDEIEKAHPDVQHMFLQILEDGRLTDSQGKTVGFQDTVIIMTSNAGVTEKPKHMGFGASQAVEEANILDSLGSFFKPEFLNRFDNIVEFKSLGNEHLIKIVDLMLSELNNALSGQQISIVITTDVKEKIAELGYHPAFGARPLRRVIQEQLEDQIADFILDHPEAKQLKAVMADDKITVQSE comes from the coding sequence ATGTTATGTCAAAAATGTAATCAAAATCAAGCAAATGTTCAATTGCATGTAAATATAAATGGAAATGCTCAAAATCTTCACTTATGCTCAACCTGTTACCAGGAAGAAAAATCAAAGCTGGGAAGTGCATTCGGAGGAAATACATTCAATGCTTTTAAAGGCGGATCAGGCTTTTTCAATGGTTCAGAATCTCCTTTTGGCCCTTCTATGGATGGTGTAAAACAAACCGTTCAAACAGAAGAACGCAGAAATGGCTTACTTGATCAATTTGGACGCAACCTTACAAATGGTGCAAGAGCTGACCTAATTGATCCCGTTATCGGCCGTGAAAATGAAATCAATCGTGTCATTGAAATTCTCAACCGTCGAAATAAAAACAATCCTGTTTTAATTGGGGATCCTGGTGTAGGTAAAACTGCTATCGCTGAAGGGCTTGCATTAAAAATTGTGCAGAACGAAGTACCTGCTAAGCTGAAAAATAAAGAAGTTTATTTACTTGATGTAGCTTCATTAGTAGCAAATACAGGCATCCGAGGCCAATTTGAGGAAAGAATGAAACAATTGATTACGGAATTACAAAGCCGTAAGAATGTAATTTTATTTATTGATGAAATTCACCAATTAGTAGGGGCTGGCTCTGCTGAGGGTTCTATGGATGCTGGCAATATCTTAAAACCGGCCCTTGCCCGCGGTGAGCTACAAGTCATCGGTGCAACCACTTTAAAAGAGTATCGCCAAATTGAAAAAGATGCGGCTCTTGAAAGACGTTTCCAGCCTGTCCAAGTAAACGAGCCTACTCTTGAACAAGCAAAAACGATCTTAATGGGACTTAAGGATAAATATGAGCAATACCATCAGGTGACATTTTCTAAAGAAGCCATTGAAGCTTGTGTAAACTTATCTGATCGGTATATCTCAGACCGCTTCCTTCCAGATAAAGCAATTGACTTAATGGACGAAGCAGGTTCTAAAATAAATTTAACCATTACAGTACCAAGCAAGGAAGAAGTACAACAGCGATTAGCAGAAATACAGCAGCAAAAACAGGCAGTTCTTCAAAAAGAGGATTATGAAATGGCTGCTAAACTGCGCGATGAAGAAGCTAAGCTTGAAGCAATGCTGAAGGATGAGGTGACAACCGAAAAGCCTGTTGTAAAGGTTGCACACATCCAGGAGATCATTGAAAACAAAACAGGCATCCCTGTAGGCAAGCTTGAAGAAGATGAACAGAAAAAAATGAAGAATTTAGAAAATCATTTAGCTCAAAAAGTGATCGGCCAAGCAGATGCTGTTAAAAAAGTAGCAAAGGCTATCCGCAGAAGCCGTGCTGGGTTAAAATCCAAAAACCGCCCAATTGGTTCCTTCCTTTTTGTAGGGCCGACAGGTGTAGGTAAAACAGAGTTAGCCAAAACATTGGCAGAAGAATTGTTCGGAACAAAAGATTCTATGGTTCGTCTCGATATGAGTGAATATATGGAAAAACACAGTGTGGCAAAATTGATTGGTTCACCTCCGGGATATGTAGGGCACGATGAAGCTGGTCAATTAACAGAAAAAATCCGACGCAATCCTTACAGCATTATTCTGTTGGATGAAATTGAGAAAGCACATCCTGATGTACAGCATATGTTCCTGCAAATTTTAGAGGATGGCCGTTTAACTGACAGCCAGGGTAAAACAGTCGGATTCCAGGACACTGTTATTATTATGACAAGTAATGCTGGTGTAACTGAAAAACCTAAACATATGGGGTTCGGTGCAAGCCAGGCTGTGGAAGAAGCTAACATTCTTGATTCACTTGGAAGTTTCTTCAAACCAGAGTTTCTGAACCGTTTTGATAACATCGTGGAATTCAAGTCCTTAGGAAATGAACATCTTATTAAGATTGTCGATTTAATGCTATCTGAATTAAATAATGCATTAAGCGGACAACAGATTTCAATTGTAATTACTACAGATGTCAAAGAAAAAATTGCTGAGCTTGGTTATCATCCTGCCTTTGGCGCACGCCCATTACGCCGTGTTATCCAAGAACAGCTGGAGGATCAAATCGCAGACTTTATTCTCGATCATCCAGAAGCTAAACAACTTAAAGCTGTTATGGCAGATGATAAAATTACAGTTCAGTCTGAATAA
- a CDS encoding MFS transporter, protein MRLQTIMDESPFTSFHRKLTIYTCGGPFLDGYILTIIGVALSHMQQLHLSTFWSAMIGASALAGLLLGGLVFGYITDLVGRHVMYTLDLAAILVFSVLQFFVHNAIELTIVRFLMGVAIGADYPIATALLAEFSPKKHRGKMLGILMSTWYLGALVSYIVAYFLLPLGDNSWRWMLVSSAVPTFILLVMRWGTPESPRWLVSKKRYKEAEEVIHTVYDVEIDLSHTTIEKTEKTRFGKMFTGGYLKRTLFVGLFWTFQIIPTFAIYTFGPEILKAFNLKGENVSFLSEIIISLFFLIGCIPALFFVNKLGRRPVIIWSFVMMTVGMLVLGIFPNSSIWVILLGFALYAFFSGGPSVLDYIYPNELFPTEIRASAVGMGTAFSRIGSFVGTFLLPYSLSSMGIGVTMLIGAGLTLLGLLVAIAWAPETKGKTLAEASSVEHEKASSYRRQA, encoded by the coding sequence ATGCGTTTACAAACTATAATGGATGAATCACCATTTACTTCATTTCATCGTAAGCTGACCATCTATACCTGTGGCGGTCCATTTTTAGACGGTTATATCCTGACTATTATCGGAGTGGCCTTATCACATATGCAGCAACTGCACTTAAGCACATTTTGGAGTGCGATGATCGGGGCATCTGCCCTGGCCGGCTTATTACTGGGAGGTTTAGTATTCGGTTATATTACTGACCTTGTGGGCCGTCATGTCATGTACACTCTTGACTTGGCAGCTATCCTTGTATTTTCTGTCCTCCAATTCTTTGTTCATAATGCAATTGAGCTGACGATTGTACGATTTTTAATGGGTGTAGCAATTGGAGCCGACTATCCAATTGCTACTGCACTGCTGGCTGAATTCTCTCCCAAAAAGCATCGTGGTAAAATGCTTGGGATATTAATGTCTACATGGTATTTAGGTGCATTAGTTTCTTATATTGTTGCCTATTTTTTACTGCCTCTGGGGGATAATTCCTGGAGATGGATGTTGGTCAGCAGCGCTGTCCCAACGTTCATTCTGCTTGTCATGCGCTGGGGTACACCTGAATCGCCAAGATGGCTAGTGAGTAAAAAACGATACAAGGAAGCAGAAGAGGTTATTCACACTGTCTATGACGTTGAAATTGATTTAAGTCACACAACTATAGAAAAAACAGAAAAAACTCGCTTTGGAAAAATGTTTACAGGAGGTTATTTGAAAAGAACACTGTTTGTGGGGCTGTTCTGGACCTTCCAAATCATACCTACCTTTGCTATTTATACCTTCGGGCCTGAAATTTTGAAGGCTTTCAATTTAAAGGGGGAAAATGTTTCATTTCTCAGTGAAATCATTATCAGTCTGTTCTTTTTAATAGGGTGTATTCCTGCTCTGTTCTTTGTTAATAAGCTGGGACGCCGCCCTGTCATTATATGGTCATTTGTGATGATGACAGTTGGGATGCTCGTATTGGGAATCTTCCCTAATTCTTCAATATGGGTCATTCTACTTGGATTTGCTCTTTATGCATTTTTCTCCGGAGGGCCAAGTGTCCTGGATTATATCTATCCAAACGAATTGTTCCCAACGGAAATCCGGGCATCGGCAGTTGGTATGGGAACGGCATTCAGCCGTATAGGATCCTTTGTTGGTACCTTCCTGCTTCCATATTCCCTTAGTTCAATGGGAATTGGGGTAACAATGCTGATTGGAGCAGGACTCACACTATTAGGGCTTCTTGTAGCTATAGCATGGGCTCCAGAAACCAAAGGAAAAACCCTTGCTGAAGCCAGCTCAGTCGAACATGAAAAGGCGTCTTCTTATCGGCGACAAGCATAA
- a CDS encoding M3 family oligoendopeptidase — translation MKFEEYNYERPDFDQIEASFGTALEQFKKAGSPEEQSEAMKKINEIRNQFSTMYNICYVRHTIDTNDEQYKEENDFMDEVTPAMEGLSSQYYQELVNSPYRKELESKWGKQLFALAEVQLKTFSPEIIPLLQKENKLSSEYTKLVASAKIFFEGEERTLPQLQPFAESKDRSMRKKASIARADFFAENEKQFDDIYDQLVKVRDEIAKKLGYKNFVELGYYRMGRTDYDATMVKNFREQVKEHIVPLASQLYERQQERIDVDELKFYDEGFSFVSGNATPKGSPEWIIENGKKMYKELSSETDEFFTFMNEKNLMDLVAKKGKASGGYCTYIEGYQSPFIFSNFNGTSGDIDVLTHEAGHAFQVYSSRDFEIPEYAWPTSEAAEIHSMSMEFFTYPWMELFFKEDTDKYKYSHLSSALFFLPYGVAVDEFQHFVYENPNATPAERKEAWRNLERKYLPHRDYDGVDYLERGGYWQRQGHIYEAPFYYIDYTLAQICAFQFWKKSQDDRENAWKDYIHLCKQGGSKSFIALVKEANLISPFEDGCVESVIGTIQSWLDQVNDKRL, via the coding sequence ATGAAATTTGAAGAATATAATTACGAACGCCCGGATTTTGATCAAATTGAGGCTTCATTTGGTACTGCTTTGGAACAATTCAAAAAGGCAGGAAGTCCGGAAGAGCAATCCGAGGCTATGAAAAAAATTAATGAAATTCGCAACCAATTCAGTACCATGTACAATATTTGCTATGTACGGCATACGATTGATACAAATGATGAACAGTACAAAGAAGAGAACGATTTTATGGATGAAGTGACTCCTGCGATGGAGGGCCTTTCTTCTCAATACTATCAGGAACTGGTTAATTCACCCTATCGGAAGGAGCTTGAAAGCAAATGGGGCAAGCAGCTTTTTGCATTAGCAGAAGTTCAGCTGAAAACATTCTCTCCTGAAATTATCCCATTGCTTCAAAAGGAAAATAAATTATCCTCTGAATATACCAAATTAGTAGCATCTGCAAAGATTTTCTTTGAAGGAGAAGAAAGAACCCTTCCTCAGCTTCAGCCGTTTGCTGAATCCAAAGACCGTTCCATGAGAAAAAAAGCCAGTATTGCAAGGGCAGACTTTTTTGCAGAGAACGAAAAACAATTTGATGACATCTATGATCAATTGGTAAAGGTAAGAGACGAGATTGCTAAAAAACTGGGGTATAAGAACTTTGTGGAGCTGGGCTATTACCGAATGGGACGCACGGACTATGATGCAACTATGGTGAAAAATTTCCGTGAGCAGGTAAAAGAGCATATAGTTCCGCTTGCAAGTCAGTTATATGAGCGTCAACAAGAAAGAATTGACGTAGATGAATTGAAATTCTATGATGAGGGATTCTCTTTCGTTTCTGGAAATGCCACCCCAAAAGGGTCTCCTGAATGGATTATTGAAAATGGTAAGAAGATGTACAAGGAGCTTTCTTCTGAGACGGATGAGTTTTTTACATTCATGAATGAAAAGAACCTCATGGATTTGGTAGCGAAGAAAGGAAAGGCAAGCGGGGGATATTGCACCTATATTGAAGGCTATCAATCACCATTCATTTTTTCCAACTTTAATGGAACCTCAGGAGATATTGATGTACTGACACATGAAGCTGGGCATGCATTCCAGGTTTATTCCAGCCGCGATTTTGAAATTCCTGAATACGCCTGGCCAACATCAGAAGCAGCGGAAATTCATTCTATGAGCATGGAGTTTTTTACCTACCCATGGATGGAGCTGTTCTTTAAGGAAGACACAGACAAATATAAATATTCCCATTTAAGCAGTGCGTTGTTCTTTCTCCCATATGGAGTGGCGGTGGATGAATTTCAGCATTTTGTTTACGAGAATCCCAATGCAACACCTGCAGAAAGAAAAGAAGCATGGAGAAATCTCGAAAGAAAATATTTGCCTCATCGCGATTATGATGGTGTTGATTATCTTGAGCGCGGGGGATACTGGCAGCGCCAAGGGCATATTTATGAAGCTCCTTTCTATTATATTGATTATACACTTGCACAAATTTGTGCTTTTCAATTTTGGAAAAAATCACAAGATGACAGGGAGAATGCTTGGAAGGATTATATCCATTTATGCAAACAGGGAGGGAGTAAATCTTTTATTGCTCTAGTAAAGGAAGCAAATTTGATCTCTCCTTTTGAAGATGGCTGTGTGGAGTCGGTTATTGGCACCATCCAAAGCTGGCTTGATCAAGTTAATGATAAGAGGCTTTAA
- a CDS encoding MarR family winged helix-turn-helix transcriptional regulator produces MENRKETQQSLKLFIVLSKAYRAISEYTNHFVQQNGLNPTEFAVLELLYHKGDQPLQQIGGKILLASGSITYVVDKLEGKGLMRRIACPSDRRVTYGQITENGKSFIESFFPGHEERIHELMSVLTEEEKETAIELIKKIGVNVKKMNH; encoded by the coding sequence ATGGAAAATAGAAAAGAAACACAGCAGTCATTAAAATTATTTATTGTCTTATCAAAAGCATATCGGGCAATTAGCGAATATACAAACCACTTTGTACAGCAAAATGGTTTGAATCCTACAGAGTTTGCTGTTCTTGAGTTACTCTATCATAAAGGGGACCAGCCTCTTCAGCAAATAGGCGGTAAAATACTGCTGGCGAGCGGAAGTATTACCTATGTTGTGGATAAACTGGAAGGCAAGGGATTGATGAGGCGTATTGCCTGCCCAAGCGACCGGCGCGTTACATACGGACAGATAACGGAAAACGGTAAAAGCTTTATTGAGTCCTTTTTTCCAGGACACGAAGAAAGAATCCATGAACTTATGTCGGTCTTAACAGAAGAGGAAAAAGAAACAGCAATAGAATTAATTAAGAAGATCGGTGTTAATGTTAAAAAAATGAATCATTAA
- a CDS encoding bifunctional metallophosphatase/5'-nucleotidase — MKNDSGKTSLTILVTSDIHGHLLPIDYGSNQEISYSLSKLAPIIKEIRSKEENILMIDNGDLLQGTPLTHFYAKYMNSLTNPMINVLNDLEYDAAVIGNHEFNYGLPYFRKAVSQSNFPWLSANIVHKFTKETYFGAPYLIKTFENGLKAAVLGISTHHIPHWEYADHIKDLAFEEALFAARRWVPYIHDEEHPDIMIVSYHGGFERDIQTGEWLETQSDENQAFKICDEVDGIDIMLSGHQHRTVTGEINGVTVLQPGYNGQVLGRVNIGFEMMDGEWNIKDKFGEFIYPENEVPDQEIIKITEKYEMETQQWLQKPVCKIEGDMAISDPFSVRLKEHPLIELINKIQMEAAEVDISLTALFNNTSKGFSSQVTMKDIVTNYIYPNTLTVIEIKGSDIKAALEKSASYFSLTKEGEIVANPSFSYPKPKHYNYDMWEGISYIIDVSKNIGSRIVELTYHGEPLNPEGDYHVVMNNYRAGGGGEYRMFKGKKVVKEVKTDMTELIAVYLKKQKTIKAEVNTNWKVTTSINH; from the coding sequence ATGAAGAACGACAGTGGAAAAACCAGCTTGACCATCCTTGTGACGAGCGATATACATGGACATCTTTTACCAATTGATTATGGCAGCAACCAGGAGATATCCTACAGTCTAAGTAAGCTTGCCCCTATTATTAAAGAAATTAGATCTAAAGAGGAAAATATCTTAATGATCGACAATGGAGACTTGCTGCAGGGAACTCCCCTTACCCATTTTTACGCGAAATATATGAACAGTCTTACAAACCCTATGATTAATGTCTTAAATGATTTGGAATATGATGCTGCAGTAATAGGGAACCATGAATTTAATTATGGATTGCCATACTTCAGAAAAGCAGTTTCCCAGTCAAACTTTCCATGGCTGTCTGCAAATATTGTACATAAATTTACAAAGGAAACGTATTTTGGTGCACCATATCTAATTAAAACCTTCGAAAATGGACTAAAGGCTGCTGTGCTTGGTATTAGCACCCATCATATTCCACATTGGGAATATGCTGATCATATCAAAGATCTAGCCTTTGAAGAAGCTTTATTTGCCGCAAGGCGCTGGGTGCCATATATACATGATGAGGAGCATCCGGATATTATGATTGTATCCTATCATGGAGGATTTGAACGTGATATACAAACAGGGGAATGGCTGGAAACTCAATCAGATGAAAATCAGGCCTTTAAAATTTGTGACGAGGTAGATGGAATAGATATCATGCTTTCCGGCCATCAGCATCGTACGGTAACTGGTGAAATTAATGGCGTTACCGTCCTCCAGCCCGGCTATAATGGCCAGGTTCTTGGCAGAGTCAATATTGGTTTCGAAATGATGGATGGTGAGTGGAATATAAAAGATAAGTTTGGAGAGTTCATTTATCCTGAAAATGAAGTGCCTGATCAGGAGATCATCAAAATTACTGAAAAATATGAAATGGAAACGCAACAGTGGCTGCAAAAGCCTGTATGTAAGATTGAAGGAGATATGGCCATCTCTGATCCTTTTTCTGTCAGGCTTAAAGAACATCCTTTAATCGAACTCATCAATAAAATACAAATGGAAGCTGCGGAGGTAGACATCTCTTTAACCGCCCTTTTTAATAATACATCAAAAGGTTTTTCATCACAGGTTACGATGAAAGATATTGTAACAAATTATATTTATCCCAATACGCTTACAGTGATTGAAATCAAAGGAAGCGATATTAAGGCAGCCCTGGAAAAATCGGCATCCTATTTTTCCCTAACGAAAGAAGGAGAGATTGTGGCTAATCCATCCTTTTCTTATCCAAAACCCAAACATTATAACTATGATATGTGGGAAGGCATTTCTTACATTATTGATGTATCCAAAAATATTGGCAGCAGAATTGTTGAACTGACTTATCATGGTGAACCTCTTAATCCTGAAGGGGATTATCACGTCGTTATGAATAATTATCGTGCGGGCGGGGGCGGTGAATACAGAATGTTTAAAGGAAAGAAAGTGGTGAAAGAGGTTAAAACAGACATGACGGAATTAATTGCAGTCTATCTGAAAAAGCAAAAAACCATAAAAGCAGAAGTAAACACTAATTGGAAAGTGACAACCAGCATAAATCATTGA
- a CDS encoding aspartyl-phosphate phosphatase Spo0E family protein: MYSNTMNESKFLKKIQTKREEMIRLGNCYGLLDAKTIDCSQQLDSLLNEYYKCFQVTHTNQKFPLMIKEISFFLYKREDYAATEVNALAYQ, from the coding sequence GTGTACAGTAATACGATGAATGAAAGTAAATTTCTAAAGAAAATTCAAACCAAGCGTGAGGAAATGATTAGACTAGGAAATTGTTATGGACTGTTGGACGCGAAAACCATTGATTGCAGTCAGCAGCTGGATAGCCTGTTGAATGAATATTACAAATGCTTTCAAGTAACACATACTAATCAAAAATTTCCCTTGATGATTAAAGAAATATCATTCTTTTTATACAAAAGGGAAGATTATGCTGCAACTGAAGTCAATGCTCTCGCTTATCAGTAG
- a CDS encoding YkvA family protein, translated as MLIRWLIQKIAYWLFYKRANNYLKNRNQTDSVLTRIERKALSKKLSIKGVWERLGILIQLIRAWVSGEYKLVPYRSILMIMIGLVYFLSPFDLIPDFIPGIGYLDDAAVIAFILGQTDKDLKKFTAWKQQQLD; from the coding sequence ATGCTGATAAGATGGCTTATTCAAAAGATTGCGTACTGGTTATTTTACAAAAGGGCAAACAATTATTTAAAAAACAGAAACCAAACAGATTCTGTGTTAACAAGGATAGAACGAAAAGCTTTGTCTAAAAAGCTGAGTATTAAAGGGGTATGGGAGCGTCTTGGCATCCTCATCCAGCTTATTAGAGCATGGGTTTCAGGTGAATATAAGCTGGTCCCTTATCGCAGTATCCTGATGATTATGATTGGCCTTGTATATTTCCTTTCTCCCTTTGATCTAATACCGGATTTCATTCCTGGTATAGGGTATTTGGATGATGCAGCCGTCATTGCCTTCATTTTAGGACAAACGGATAAAGATCTTAAAAAATTTACCGCTTGGAAACAGCAGCAACTGGATTAA
- a CDS encoding 1,2-dihydroxy-3-keto-5-methylthiopentene dioxygenase, producing the protein MTTILVQGTKRRIENQEEVIEFLNDQGVIYESWNIEKLPQELKEKFILTPEENNQILEVFKEEIEDISNRRGYKTADVISLAEHTPNLDQLLENFQREHHHSDDEVRFIVSGHGVFIIQGNDGHFFEVHLNPGDLISVPENVRHYFTLDEDRKVVAVRIFVTQEGWVPIYESEAQSQEA; encoded by the coding sequence ATGACAACGATTTTAGTACAAGGAACGAAACGCCGTATTGAAAATCAGGAAGAAGTTATTGAATTTTTAAATGATCAAGGAGTTATTTATGAAAGCTGGAATATTGAGAAGCTTCCACAGGAGCTTAAGGAGAAATTCATTTTAACGCCTGAGGAAAACAATCAGATTCTTGAGGTATTTAAAGAAGAGATTGAGGATATTTCTAACCGAAGAGGTTATAAGACGGCTGATGTCATATCGCTTGCTGAGCACACGCCTAATTTGGATCAGCTCCTTGAAAACTTCCAGCGTGAGCATCATCATTCTGATGACGAAGTTCGTTTTATTGTCAGCGGCCATGGAGTATTCATTATTCAGGGAAATGACGGGCACTTCTTTGAAGTACACTTAAATCCTGGAGACCTTATTTCTGTGCCTGAAAATGTTCGGCATTATTTTACTTTAGATGAAGATCGAAAGGTAGTGGCTGTCCGAATCTTTGTCACACAGGAAGGCTGGGTTCCAATTTACGAGAGTGAGGCACAATCTCAGGAAGCTTGA
- a CDS encoding methylthioribulose 1-phosphate dehydratase: MSLYQEKWNELADIKAELAERDWFMGTSGNLSIKITNEPLEFLVTASGKDKRKRTAEDFLHVNSEGEKIEETHLKPSAETLLHKEIYQKTNAGCSLHVHTVANNVISELYYQDFEVVFKGQELIKAFDLWEEDAELSIPIITNHADISVLAREFGRHIKSDKGAVLIHNHGITAWGRTGFEAKKILEACEFLFQYQLSLLQINKFSRGGVLS, translated from the coding sequence ATGAGTCTATATCAAGAAAAGTGGAATGAATTAGCGGATATCAAAGCGGAGCTTGCTGAAAGAGACTGGTTTATGGGCACCAGTGGAAACCTTTCGATTAAGATTACAAATGAGCCCTTAGAGTTTTTAGTAACAGCAAGCGGCAAGGATAAACGGAAAAGAACAGCTGAAGACTTTCTACATGTCAATTCAGAGGGAGAAAAGATTGAAGAAACCCATTTAAAGCCCTCCGCTGAGACACTTCTTCACAAGGAAATTTATCAAAAAACCAATGCTGGCTGCAGCCTGCATGTTCATACTGTTGCCAATAATGTCATTTCGGAGCTTTACTACCAGGATTTCGAGGTGGTTTTTAAGGGACAGGAATTGATTAAGGCATTTGATCTCTGGGAGGAAGATGCTGAACTTTCCATTCCTATCATTACAAATCATGCTGATATATCGGTCCTTGCACGGGAGTTCGGCCGTCATATTAAGTCAGATAAAGGAGCCGTTCTCATTCATAATCATGGAATAACGGCATGGGGAAGAACAGGATTTGAAGCGAAAAAGATTCTGGAGGCCTGTGAATTTTTATTCCAGTACCAGCTATCTTTGCTGCAAATAAATAAATTTAGTCGAGGAGGAGTATTATCATGA